The genomic window ATGTGATAATTAAACGACTTGTTACCTCGCAGGTAACATTAATCAGTCTCTGCTGACTCTGCGGACGTGCATCGAGATACTTCGAGAGAACCAGATGTGCGGCACAAACAGGGTTCGTATTACCAGACTTGACGTTGTGTGTTGTCATTGTGTTCACTGATGGATCGTATATGTGACGTAAGTATCACTCTTCCAGATGGTCCCCTACAGAGACTCTAAAGTAACCCATCTGTTCAAGAACTACTTTGACGGAGAGGGCAAAGTCAAAATGGTGGTCTGTGTCAATCCCAAGGCTGACGACTACGACGAAACCTTGGTGAGTTCATCCAGCGCCTTGCTTctcttaatttatttatatgaacatGCACGtctctgtttggtttttttgacACACAATATCCTCCGTCCGTCCAGCTGGTGATGCGCTTTGCAGAGATGACCCAGGAGGTGGAAGTGGCTCGGCCAGTGGACAGGCCCATCTGTGGCTTCACACCAGGCCGCCGTCATAGAAACCAGGCCTTTAAAGATGAGTTGTCTCGCATGCTGGAGGAGCGTGGCGGTCCAGTGGACAGAGGTAATATAACACAAACTTTACGAgaatattaaacattacatGTATTGTCACACAAAATTacaatttatgaataaaaacgtaacattttaaactttagaTAATGAAATAagtcagtaaatgtgtcagattaCATCTTTCATTCGTTTCCAGGAAAAATGCACTGCTTTGTCTTTATATTTGGATGTTAACTGTACTTGTAAATCTCTCATGTTTGTAATATTTCATTGCCTACTAACACAGAAAGTCTCTGAATAGTTGGGTTaactctctctgtttccctaGATCTGCCCTCTGTTATGAACCACCTGGTGCAAAGTCTCCCACCTCTACCCTCCTCGGAGCTGACCGACCCTCACGATGACATCACCCTGCCCAGACTAATCGAAGCTCTGGAGAACAGACACAGGATCAGGCAGATGATGGTCGTGGAATTCAACAAAGCAGGTGTCTGCTCGCATTGTAGCTCAGCTTACTTATTGGCTTTGACAGTTCAGGCTTATTTTAACCTGGACTTCTTATCTTGGCTCACGTTTCctctcattctttttcttttagctgaCATAATGAAGTCTATGCTTCAGGACCTGGACAGCAACCTTCTTTCCAAAGACGATTATATTAATCAGCAAAATGGCAAACTATCAGAGAAGGATAAAATCATTCAAGTTAACAAGGCTGAGATTGAACGCTTGGAGAAGAGAAACAAGATGCAAGATCACAAGGTGAGAAATCAAAACACTCAAACCCCCTTTACAGTGCTGGGTGGAGGATcatgttcctctgtgttttaaatgtccTGCATGGCTCCGTTCCAGATTGATATCCTGCAGAAAACCACGAAAATCTACGAGGACGACAAGCGTTCACTGCAGCACGAGCTAGAAACCAGAGAGCAAAGACTGATGAGGGAGCAGTCTGAGAAGAGACGCATGGAGCAACGCATGAACGGCGTTGTCTCAGACACGCAGCACAAGTGGGAAAAAGAATGTGTGAGTTGCTCTTTTTATTGCACAATTGGAAatccttttatcttttatcGCCTTTTAATTCAGCACAATTTGTTTGCCGTCTTCTGAtaaatttcagattttttcagCAAATTTGTCATACCGAAACTTATGATCATTTATACAGTCAGTGATGTTCCACTTTAACATAACACCTAATGCTCTTGTGCAGGAGAGACGTGTTAATGCGATGCATGTCGAGATGCAGAACAAGCTCTGGGTGAAAGACGAGAAGCTGAAGCAGCTTAAGGCTATCGTAACGGACAGCAAGACACCAGGTCGCCCTGAACCTCCACCGCGTCAGACGCCGACTCAACCTCGGCCTCAGCCTCAGTCTCAACCTCGGCCTCAGCCTCAGTATCAACATTGGCCTCAGCCTCAGTCTCAGTCTCAACCTCGGCCTCAGCGGTCATCCAGAGAGGAACGCCTACCTGCAAAGAGATCGGCCTCACCCTCACCTATCCCTGTATGTTGCTGACAATGCATGTGTAGCTCCTGATTGATTAATATGTTACTAACATTGTTATATGGGGTAACAGTCGCTGTTTAACAGAATTCTGTCACTTCAGAGTTAACCGTTGCTGTGCTCTTCTGCTTAATACACTAACATTACTAATTACACTGTAATGCCAGTATTTGCATGATTGTGGTCACCTGTACAGTAAAGTGTAGTCTAGTGCATTACTGTGACAGCAGTTAACTACCATTGcgaaaagacattttaaaatattgttaggTGTTgattaaactttctttttctctaagAAAAATAGATATGTTATCAGTCACACCATTAAATAATATTCATCTTTCCTTTATCACACTATATAAACTTTCTGGTAAGTTTTCAGGCTGTATTTGTAATGTTAGATGAGACAAAGTAACAAATCACTCTTTCACACAGTCTATAAAAAATGGACAGAGTTGAATGTTTTGTCAGGGCTGTTTTATTTGATTACGTTAGATTGTACAggtgtctgctgctgctccataaCTTTATTGACgtgatttttctctttctcaataCCGTCTAGCCTGTCTCCTTTGCTCCCCAGTCCCCTGTTGGTTCTTCCTCTGCGGGGTCAGTGCCAGGGTCACGGCCAGTCAGTGCCACTAGTGTTAAGGAAGTTGAGATGAACCCAAGGCCCACCTGCCCCGTCCCATGCAGCAGTAACTCTTTGTCTGTGGCTAACAGTATCTTTGCATGGGAGCGGCTCGGAGCCCAGAACAGCAGGCTGACAAATCACTCCCCCAGTACACCCACAAGAGCCCCCTCCTCAGCGGCCTCATCAGCCAGGAGGAGAGCTGTTTGTTGGGCTAGAGAGGAAGAAGTCAGGACCCCCTCCCCTACATTCGATGTAGATCTATTTGAGAGAAGCTACAGGGTCAGTGTGTTAGCTGCAGGAAGCGTCATGAGGACGTAGAGTGAAATCTATAGTGTAATAAGGCTTTGAAGTTATTATTTCCCCTCCACAAATCAAGTGAAAATATTTGGCACAGTTTTCCACAGGTAGGGTTCCTAtaactttagtttttattaatCTATTTTTCCCCCTCGCTTCTGCACTGATTGGGGTAGACGGCAACTCCAGTACGGCCGCTGCACCGTCGTTCCCGATCAGCTGGTGGAGAGAAATGGGTGGACCACAAGCCCTCCTCTAACCTGGATTTGGGAACAGTTTTGCAGCCAGTCATCCCAAATTCCATCCAGGTGTCCACCCCCAGTGAGAAGACCCTATCCAAGTGTGACAGATATGTGTTAACGCACCAGGAAGTCGCCTCTGATGGCGAGATCCAGACCAAACTTATTAAGGTAAATCAGCTTAAAGAGTTTGGACTGTTGTTTAATGAAGTTTCTGAACTTAATGGCCTCACATGCTCCGTACTGAACATTCTCTACAACTGTTAACATCAAAGCATTGAAAAAGAAATGTCCCATAATTAAAATTCACTCACTTACCTACCTGCCATCGTCTCTGCTCATGTATGCTAAATCAGTCAATGcccaaataaaatataataaatgaaattgTAAAAAGTTCTACCATTTTACTACTGATAGTCTTTTGAACTCTAAAATCATGTCACCTCTGTTTTAAACAAGCTTGAAAACTAACTTTGTACAAATACAAAACCTCACCACTTGAGTTCACTTtgtgtaaacaacaacaacataagaGACTGTGACCACTACTCAATACATGCTCTTCTTTTTCCAGGGCGAGGTGATCAAAACCAGAGGAGGGGGACAGTCTGTCCAATTCACCGACATTGAGACGCTGAAACAGGAGCTCGCCTCTGTCCCCAGGTAGCGCCTCACTGCCTTTAATTTGCTGCAGAGTATCCAGATGTTATACTGATGTTTTAACCTCTTTGAATGTGTCACTATTTGTCTCTCAGCCGTAAGAGAAGATCCTCCGAAGGCGTCCCTACTAATGGAGATCGAATGGATGTGGAAAACAGGGTAGGATGATGATATTGATAGTATCCAATATTAACCACTGTCCCATGtctgtttatattaaacagtAGATTGATCATCAAATTAACTTCtcataaatattgaaaataGAGATGACTAGTCTGTAAAAGTATTAGTGCGTAAATCTGTCCAGTTTGCAAGTGGTAAGAGCACCTTACGACCAGGTAATTCAGAGGTATAGAGCGATAGAGGTATTTTTCTAAATTTCTGTTCCCCcttatgtatgtaaatataagCACCTTTCAGTTTAATGTATGCCAGTACATAACCTAAACTGACATAAAAAATGAGTTTATTCAATgcatcaacacaaaaaaaaactgaagcttCACCAGATGGAAGGGCTATTGTATCAGGTTAGAGATGTACCTGATTAACAAGTCAGTGTGtatattggttttattggtttatttgctcATATGTAAAAtaagtcagagaaaaatagtaaaatacaaataaaacacgTGCAGGTGAGGTAGAAACCCACTTTGGGCTTATCTTAAAACCTCACCTATAAGAGATAatacacaataacaatgcaagtgaaataacaaaaataaacagctaATGATggttcatcatcattttaacacataGTATATACATTTCTGCCACTATATGGGTCtcaatcaaaataataaaagacgTAGTTTGATTATTTTGCTTAGTAGCGTGGGATCATGGGAGTTGTTGTCTTTATCGGTAAACCACCACCATTGCCGTCAGCTTCTCCTGGTTACGATTCCTTCAGTGCTTTTACCGGAGATAAATTATCCACAgaggtctcctcctctccaaaacAACTGAACCAGgtgatttaaaaacagtaaaaacactggATAAAGCAGTTCACGCTGTTTCTCACAAACTGTTGAGCAGACACAGGACGTCTGGAGGGGCGGTAAGCCCAGCTGCCACCAACATTTGCTCTGCTGGTTTCTCTAATTAAACATCCATACGTCCAATGattaaaaatgcactttttagACCATGGTCATTTTTAAGTATACTGTAAAATGTGGCTTAAAACTGGATAAAAGTTAGTTAATGACAGCTTCTGACAGAAAACCACGATACTAATGCTTGTGCAAAAGGGATATGACACAATTCACTGCTGACTAAATGAAACAGACCATTACCTTGATTAAGACCCTTCTTTGGTTTGAGCATTATGTTATTTGGGATAATGTAAGTAAATAacttaacaaaatatataacaggTCTAgttgtttttagacatttttaatgaggaaaagttatgttatgttataagTGGTCtcactttgtcttttcttctcaGTGCTCGTTGGCTTTGGAGATGAGGGCCGGATCAAACATGGGTCCTGGTGTGGAGCATCATGGTTTCACAAAGTaagtttctgtttgtatgaaTTACACCTGAGGAGAAAAGCATTTTGTTTTCCTGACATTAATAACTCTGTTAAACTCTGTTACAGGCGCAGAAAATGAGCTGGCGACTGCTCCACTGATCACTTCCTGTCTATCCTCACCTGGCTGTTGTGCAATAGTCCtgaatttttatattttgctgtAGTGAaactatttaaacattttccatacttttttatatatgcaaaagtgtgtatatatacaaaGGTCACCaaagccatttttaaaaaatattttatatattgtgtttgAACCTAAAAAGTGTTATTTGAGTCGGTCGAGGTTGGTGGCAAATACTTAGTTACTGTAGCCCTGGTGCTGGAAaggtctgtttgt from Scomber scombrus chromosome 6, fScoSco1.1, whole genome shotgun sequence includes these protein-coding regions:
- the kif23 gene encoding kinesin-like protein KIF23, with the translated sequence MNRQVKGKTPRRPPPKKPSSNQKDPVGVYCRVRPLGAEDKECCIEVISSSTIQLHAPEGFKLNRNGEYKEMQYSFKKVFGVSVSQMELFEHVARPLVDDLVHGKNGLLFTYGVTGSGKTFTMTGSPGLGGLLPRSLDMIFNSIGPYQAKRYVFKTDDKNGLDVQSEVDALLERQRRENNLPAPKSSSSRQKLDPEIADMIRPEEACKADGVDEDSCFGVFVSYIEIYNNYIYDLLEENQEDTIKPKWNGGGTPSRQNTEFIPPQSRILREDQNHNMYVAGCMEVEVKSPEEAFQVFWRGQKKRKVANTRLNRESSRSHSVFIIKLAQAPLDADGDTILQDKNQVTLSQLCLVDLAGSERTGRTQAEGTRIREAGNINQSLLTLRTCIEILRENQMCGTNRMVPYRDSKVTHLFKNYFDGEGKVKMVVCVNPKADDYDETLLVMRFAEMTQEVEVARPVDRPICGFTPGRRHRNQAFKDELSRMLEERGGPVDRDLPSVMNHLVQSLPPLPSSELTDPHDDITLPRLIEALENRHRIRQMMVVEFNKAADIMKSMLQDLDSNLLSKDDYINQQNGKLSEKDKIIQVNKAEIERLEKRNKMQDHKIDILQKTTKIYEDDKRSLQHELETREQRLMREQSEKRRMEQRMNGVVSDTQHKWEKECERRVNAMHVEMQNKLWVKDEKLKQLKAIVTDSKTPGRPEPPPRQTPTQPRPQPQSQPRPQPQYQHWPQPQSQSQPRPQRSSREERLPAKRSASPSPIPTATPVRPLHRRSRSAGGEKWVDHKPSSNLDLGTVLQPVIPNSIQVSTPSEKTLSKCDRYVLTHQEVASDGEIQTKLIKGEVIKTRGGGQSVQFTDIETLKQELASVPSRKRRSSEGVPTNGDRMDVENRCSLALEMRAGSNMGPGVEHHGFTKRRK